The Oncorhynchus gorbuscha isolate QuinsamMale2020 ecotype Even-year linkage group LG08, OgorEven_v1.0, whole genome shotgun sequence DNA window GGTGTGAATGACTGGTCAAATATCAACAGCATTCTGAAACACCGTGAGAATAGTCCTGAACACACAAACAATATGATTAAGTGGAGAGAACTTGATCTGCTCCTAAGTCGGGGACATACTCTTGACCAGATACAAATGACAATTTTGGAGGCTGAAAGAAAGAGATGGTGGGATGTCCTTACACATTTAATAAGTATCACCCAGTCTCTGGCTGACAGAAACATAACATTAAGGGATTCATCAGATAAACTCTTCCAACCAGGTAATGGAAACCTCCTAAAAGAGGTTAAATTAGTGGCAAAATTTGACCCTGTTACGGAAAATCATCTCAGCAAAATTAAAGATGGAGAGATACATGCTCATTGCCTTGGTAAGCGCGCACAGAATGAACTGATACAGATTGTGAGCAATAGTGACTCAAGGAAGAGACTCAACGTACTTCTCAATTATCTTGGACTGTACACCTGACTTGAGTCACCAGGAGCAAATGTCCATTATTCTGAGAAGCGTGGCTTGAAAGGGAAAGTCAGAGATCAAGAAGCCCTTCCtctgctttgtgaatgttgaggtTACAACAGGCTTGAATCTGTCCATCTTAGATAAGCTGAACGAGCTGAAGATTCCATTTGAAGATTGCAGAGGGCAAGTTTATGATAATGGGGCCAACATGAAGGGCACGCACAAAGGAGTAAAGCCAGACTGCTCAAAAAAAATCCCAGTCATGTTTGTCCCATGTGGAGCAGATACTCTAAATCTTGTCATTGCAGATGCTGTCAAATCTTCAAAAGATGCAGTTGCGTTTTTTGGGCATGTGCAAAAGCTCTTCACCTTCTTTTCAGTTGGCACACAAAGATGGAGTGTTTTGACGAAACACGTGAACATAACTATGAAGTCATGGAGTGACACTGGGAGAGTAGGCTCCAAAGTGTTCATGCAATCAGGTATCAGGTTTCTGAGGTTCGGGAGGCATTACTGGGAGCCAGGCAGACGATCAACGATCCTGTGGCCAAAGTGGAGGCACAAGCACTTGCAAGCACTTGCAGAGGAAGTTGGGTCCTACCTTGATTTGTTGTATGGTGTGAGATACTGACAATGACAAACAAGGTGAACAAGCTCCTCCAATCCGCCTCAATGCAGTTTGATATTGTAGTGAATTGAATCTCAAATGCAAAGGCCTCCCTCACTACATACTGGGAAACTGGATTCTCTGAGGCCCAAACAACAGCCAAAAGCTGGAGACTTTATATCTCCCTATTTAACTTTAaccatcagctgtcagagcagcttaccgatcactgtacctgtatacagccaatctgtaaatagcacacccaactacctcatccccatattgttatttatcttcttgctcttttgcacctcagtatctctacttgtgcatcatcatctgcacatctatcactccagtgttaatgctaaattgtaattattttgcctctgtGGTCTATATATTGCCTTcatactcttctacatttgcacactgtacatagatttttttttattgtgttattgactgtacgtttgtttatgtgtaactctatgtCTTTGTCgctctgctttgctttatcttggtcaagtcacagttgtaaatgagaacctgttctcaactggcctacctggttaaataaaggtgaaataaaacaaaataataaaaaaggAAGGGGGTTAGGGTTACGCTTAGCTACAATGCTACAGTTGTCAACAACTGGTGTCCCCGACGCGACCACTGTATGCCTATTCCATCTAGCCACAACGGTAGAAACGTAAACAAACCATCTGTGGCgaaacctgtttttttttttttctccagtaagtggtcttttgaccaatcacatcagatcgtTTTACAACAGCTCTTTTTTTCAGAGCtgttctgattggtcaaaagaacaaAAAGATCTGGTTtcggctgcctgtctaaacgcagcaaTATGGGCCCAGAACTTGATAGAGCATCTGACCAATTACACAATACTTTCCTTCTGTGTTAACCGAGATTACCTCATTGGTCAAGGAAATAATGCAGAAAGTAGCCTATTAATCATACATGATGTGACACAGAAAGGGAATCCTACCATCTAGTGGTGATTTATAAACCGCTGTACAGGAGAACCACTGAATCGATGTTGGTCATAATGGGGGCACTAGAGTTCACACAGCactgtctccttatatggctggtTCAATGGGTGAATGACAGTAGGCTTGTTCGATATAGCAGGCGACAGTGCAGGCGACTGACTGATCTTCAAATAACCCTGCATCACATATctcattattatttgtagatcacCCATGATACATTACGGGTTTGATGCTCTCGAACACCGCCTTACAGTAATAGCACGACACTCCTCCCTGCTCTATTGCCACGTTCACGACAACTCGGAAATGCAACTCAAAGACTGACACAATTTATTTTGGGGGAGGTAGTTCAGTTGTAGATGCCGTAAACTCGGGACCTCTGAGTTTAAATGCACGTTATTGGCATAGAGCTTCCTATTGGTTGATTCTGACCCTTCCCAAGTGGGGAAATCAGGGAAAATGTTCTACAACGCGTAAGCAAGTCGGAAGGTCTGAGTTTCCGACATGACCTGAACGCGCCACAAAGATGAGCCCAGAGTTTCCCACTTGGAAAGTATCAGAGGCAACAAATAGGAAGCTCTACGCAAATGTTTAACTTGGAGGTCCCGAGTTTCCGAGTTGCCTTGAAAGCACAATAAATCCTGGCCCTTGTTCAGTTGCCAAACATTGCAGATAGATAGATTCCACAAAAAGAGCCAAAGTGATTAATATTATACATGTCAGAGAGGCAAGTTTATTCTACATAGCctatttctatctgaacgttccaaaaCGTTGCGTCCTGCTGAATGCTACCCAGCTACAGCAATCTTGTTTCGTCACATCATACAATCTATACACACGCGCACGGACGTACACACACCGGACACacagatggagggggggggggttgacgtTAAAAGACAAGAAGAGACTATAAAAAAAACATCAGGTTACGATGAATTAATCCTCCATAGCTGATGTCAAAACAGGCATTTCGGGGAAGCAAAGACACAAATGAATAGTCATTACAAATATAGCTTGTATTTTAGGTACCATATTCTTTTAAAATATGGAAAGGCAGCTTTATGATTAGGCAATTTAAAATCCATTCCGTTCGCATCATTGGCTACGTGAAAACAATGTAAGTTATCAGCTTCACTATTGTAAGCAAACTAGTGTTGTTTACATTTCCTCTTGCATGTAGATATGCGGATATCCTTATAGTAATTTTGCCTAAATCTATCGTGCAACCAGTTTTACGCTTTTTCCCAAATTCAGGTAGGTTCCTCCAcgtttcgttccgtttgcttGCGTTTAAGAAACAATCTGGGTTTCGATGTGGAGTCATTTTGGGTAAATATGTCGGCCAACCAGTTTTACGCGTATTTTTCCAATTCAGTTTCTCAGCCAAGGTGTAGCATAGCTTGCAATATATGTCCATAAAATGACCAACGCCTCTTGCACACATGCTGGGTTTCGACATCACGGGGGGATATTTATATCTCGGGATATGCTGCTCCCCTTGAAATGCACTTGTCGTTATTGCACTTGGCGCTTCGGTATCGCACGATGACGTCAAGGTTAGTATAGGGCGTCATTGCCTGTGCAATGGAGTGCTATATCGACTGAGCAGGCGTCAGTCGCCAATTACTCCAACATTTTGTATCTGTACGCGGTGGAATATATAATTTCTTATAAACTAGTGCGGGGACTTGAGTGTAAGTACAGAATGCTTCTGTCAGTAATGTACAATTTGCTTGCATTGTATCACAATTGTCTGCCTGTCTATTGACCTATCACACTTTAATGGTGTTACTCTCTTATGCTGCCAATACAGCATCTACCGTCATAACCTACTACTACAGTATACCGTGGTCAATGTTTCTGTAGAGATCTTGTTTTAGTGTACATTAGTTATTCACGTTTTAGTTAGAAAAAGTAGGTTGTGTCTACTTAAAGCAAATCAGCTGTTCAGATTTCCTGTCTGGCAACAATCTACAATATGCTATAGTTTCTCACGGTTATTGGCTATTTCAGACAGGGTCACTTGTGATCAACAACTACCTGACCAGATACTTGATGAAAGCATGGAGGTCCCCACCGGGTTGTCGTTTGGGCTGTGGGGACATGTATGGGGATCAACTTATGCCACTGTATTTAGTTACAAACCGTCAGCGATTTTGACACAGAGCCAGGAAAGGGTTGtcattagttaccacagccacaaagtcaaaatggtTTCTATCGTGAAAATatcataaaaacaaacaaacacatttgctttttggtcttaatttgaggttagggttaggcaaacggttaacagtgtggttagggttaggtataaaATCAGATTTGAAGAAGAGACATTGTAGAAATAGGCGAGGTTTAGCCAGATTTACGACTTTATGACTGTGGCAGCTAGTGGCGACGCAAACGTGATCTTAAGAGTTGAGTATACTTTCTAGAAGTAGCCTATGAATGGTTGGTCCACACTTGTTTGCTGAAGGTGAGGTTCGTTTTATTCAACCGTTTCGTTTCTTTCAACCGTTTTCTCAAGGGCACGAGGAGGAATGCTTCACAATTTCGAAGAAACAACACAGTATTTCGAAACGGACACGTTATTCTTAGTAGGGCAGGGGTCAGTTTATTTTTGGCAGCAGAATGTATGAGAGTTGTTCTACGAAGAAGAACTAGAAATACTGCAACATTTCAAGTAACAGTGAAGAATGCATTTTGCCATACAGTTTCGCTTCCCTCCAAAATATATCCTTGCATGAAATATGGTCGCTCCAGTTTTAAGTAATGTCACGTGAACAGAATGTCAGTCTGGCCCTTACAAAAAATGTTTccgttttgaaactgcagtaaacgtgcagtaactgcagtcaaCTGTGGTATTTTGGACACAGTCattgcagaataactgcagtgtACAACAGGGGGTCCACTACACAAAGGCAGGACCTGGTGACCACATAAATTAGTGTGACTGATCTATTTGTAGGGGGGGGCATTAGTAGATTGTTATATGAGCTGACCCATGACCTCAATGTGATAATGCAACTAAATCAACAAATATTCCAAACTGTTGCAAGGCAGCCGGTGGTAAATACATGGGTCCTGGCCTGAGATAAGATAATACAGAAGCAGGTGTTGACATATTTgggtatacagtacagtaaaaaaaGACACCATAAATGCTTTAACAGCTCTGTTCTAAACATGCCAAAAACCAAGTCAAATACAAAGTTCAGGTTACGGTCTGTTGCTGCGGGCTCTAGAAGTGAACTACTTTATAGCCAAAACGGTGCCAATCATACACTTGTATTGTAGATTTCAAGTCAGGATTTCTCCCTTTTTGCTCACTGCTCACAGGCCTACAGGTACAGGAACAGAATATCAGTCGAACTCCTATTGACATGATTCAGTGCATGATGTAGGCAAAAGTCTGACTTACTTTACTGTATGGGTGTATATTTCACATTCCTATTTGCTTCTCTACTATGAactgtgtgtttttctctctctcagtaacgAGTGGTAATGGCGAGCTTCTCTCCGCTGGTCCTGTCCATCACTGCCACCAGCTTTGTGACGTTCCAGTGTCTGTTCCATTTTGTCAGTCCCTGTATCTCTGCTCGGTTCTGTCCTGGGTACCGCCGCCTCAGCCCTAAACACACCGTAGAGTGGAACTCCAGGTACATCATCAGGAGACGGAGAAGTGATATTTTGGTGTTATTCAATCATGTAATTCAAAGCTCCTATCAGAACACATATTGGATGATCATTTTCCCAGTCAAAGTACATTTCTGAGCATAGACCCTTTCAAATATCATTGTTTAGCATTTTTCCATGGCATGGAATCCCACAGCTGCCACCAAATGTCAACTTTAAGTTAGTATGCTTTtatgagtatgtgtgtctgtttttTTGTGATATTTTTCTAGAACTGTGTCTACATTTCACGCCTTGATAGTGGGCCTTTTTTGTCTCTACATATTACTATTTGATGATGCCGTCAATGAAGACCCAGTCTGGTAAGATTCTCCCTGACTGCAAAGTGTGCAATTCTTGATATAATCTTATATTTGGAACATTTATCTACATTTTAAACATGTGCTTTGTGCTTTCTTACCAATAGGGGAGATCCGTCACTGGTGAAAATAAATGTGGCCATAACCTGTGGCTACCTCCTATCAGGTGGGTCTCTACATCAAACATGTCTAACCCTTGTATTACTTTGCATATTTCCATGGATTATGTTGACCCATACAGTGAGCTATCTCCCTTGTCTGTCTTGCAGATATGCTGCTCATATGTTACTATTGGCGGGCGATAGGGGACAAGTTTTTTGTAATCCACCACCTGGCAGCACTGTATGCTTACTACTATGTACTGGTGAGTTCCCTACTGACCCAGAGCAGAATGTGCAGGCAAGATGGGGAAGGGACAAGGGCCAAGAGTGAACAGCCATGTAGTTTGATGGGATTGGTTAGAATAGATAAAGTGCTTGTCAGGGATGAAATAGTTTGGTTCCACTTTACATTCAGTATCCCTAATATGTGTAGACCTATAAATACACTGCTATAAGTGTTATTACTCAGTTGTTTTGCTGTACTTACTAGGGTTATTACgcagtaatagaacactgtaaACCAGGGGTAGGCAAgtagattcagccgcgggcctATTTTTGTCGGAGCGAATGGTCGACaaaatttgtacactgcaaattgaccacaactaagcccaaAGAGATTGTATTTAAGAAATAACAATaatttcataccttgattacattgagacacgaTTACACATCTCTTTTTTATTTATGGGAATACTTGAACAGATTTcctaaaataacacatttttaaCTGAACTCCTGGTGATTTTACAGTCTTTTTGAGCAAAAATAACCCCCCTCAGGTTTAGGCCTGTTTCCAACCCCTGCTGTTGCCGACCCCTGCTGTACACTAAAGCGTTACTCTCCCTCCTTCGGGAAGGTACAGTGTAAGCAAGTGCATACATATATTGTTCGAaagtagttacagttttgatatATGGCTTGCAGTTGACGCACCACCAAAAGCTAGACAACCATGTGATGTAGATGTTCACTCTTGGTCCTGTCCTGTGAATCTATTCTGGGTAGCAAGGCTCAGTAGTTGCTAAGACTAACGATGACAATGATCAGGATGGGGACCATTTTTTGCATGGATTACGATGATGAGTTGTTGTGCCCGTTTCAAAGCCACAGATTCAGACCAGTCCCGGACTAGAATATATGCTCAATGGAGAATATCCATTGAATATACATATTTTTTGTCCCAGACTAGgattaatctgtgtccaggaaaccagaCTGTAGAGTTTCTGTGCATAATGTATTCTCTTACTTCTCTCAGTCTGTGATGGTGATTGGTGCATGCTGCCTTTTGGTTGTTTTGACCTTTTGAGCCTATACCCTAGACCCTATATATCACTACAAAGACAGGGTCTTCCtcttatttcattttttaaaatcaccACTGACTTTTCTCAGTAAAATGTACTGGATAATTTCCGGTCGCTTTTCTGGGTAATGTTAGACTGGATTGTAGAGTAAATGTTTAGAAATGTATATTTAGATAATAACTTAATAACAGCATCCACATGGTTAGTCCATATCTTTTTTATTTTctctaaaatgtttttaaaaatatgtTGGGATGGGGGCTTTTAATGGTGCCAGTTATCACTAGTTGCATATTTCTTCTGTTTAGGTATTTATGTCCATGTCTTTCCTCCACTTACATGTGTGATCAATGAACACAGTCTTGTGTCTCTAACCTGCTAACAATACAGAACATGCAAAAAATGTCAGAAACGAAGAACAGGCCTGTGTCAAATGGCTATAGTAGGGGTCCCTTCCTATCTTGTCTGTAGTGGATTCTGTTGTGGTACATAGAGCACACGTTGCCTAGTAACAGTATGGATTTACCAGTACATAGCGGTACGAGCATGCACTGCTGGATTGTCACCACCAATTTTTGAACACATTTtgaacatttctatgtgacccaaGTTTATTAACCGTGTCATAACCCCAGTAAGTACACctagatgttttatttttttggaTCGTACGGTAGGTTTAAGATCATGATGTATCATGAATTCACATATTATTGAAAGTACTTCTCTTGCCATTATTTTCTTTGCactttgttctgtctctctcttttagaGCATAGGAATGTTGCCTTATTTTGCTAACTTCCGTCTGGTCGCAGAGCTTTCCACTCCTTGTGTGAACCAGCGGTAGGTAACCTCTGTGCCAAATAgactcacgcacacacaaacagaatGTTTACTGGGAAGTAGAGGGAACCTCATTAAATACCCATTTATTTTTCCTTACAGTATTTGCCAAGTGGCTTTTGTCATTGGTAGTAGTGCATTCAACCGTTTCAGAAACACTATTGACCGTTAATGTTTAACTACTTATAGTGAGTCAGACCTGTTACACCCAGCTGAAAGCTCGTACAGTATCTGACATACATCATTAGAGACATGTTTCATACTTAATAATACATTTTCAGTCACATACATTTCCAATTGTATACTATTATCCTGATTTAATCCAACAAAGACAAAATA harbors:
- the LOC124041964 gene encoding TLC domain-containing protein 4-B-like isoform X2; this encodes MASFSPLVLSITATSFVTFQCLFHFVSPCISARFCPGYRRLSPKHTVEWNSRLLFDDAVNEDPVWGDPSLVKINVAITCGYLLSDMLLICYYWRAIGDKFFVIHHLAALYAYYYVLSIGMLPYFANFRLVAELSTPCVNQRWFFEVLGYPKKSLPNMVNGIAMTLSFFLVRIAVMPMYYSRMYAVYGTEPFYRVTFGGRCAWMGPSFCLDIMNVMWMHKMARGCISVLRSPGKVKVEKLQNGKVH
- the LOC124041964 gene encoding TLC domain-containing protein 4-B-like isoform X1 yields the protein MASFSPLVLSITATSFVTFQCLFHFVSPCISARFCPGYRRLSPKHTVEWNSRTVSTFHALIVGLFCLYILLFDDAVNEDPVWGDPSLVKINVAITCGYLLSDMLLICYYWRAIGDKFFVIHHLAALYAYYYVLSIGMLPYFANFRLVAELSTPCVNQRWFFEVLGYPKKSLPNMVNGIAMTLSFFLVRIAVMPMYYSRMYAVYGTEPFYRVTFGGRCAWMGPSFCLDIMNVMWMHKMARGCISVLRSPGKVKVEKLQNGKVH